The Citrifermentans bemidjiense Bem genome window below encodes:
- a CDS encoding DedA family protein, whose amino-acid sequence MHAVVDWLLQTIGALGYPGIFLLMAMESSIIPIPSELVMPPAGYLAQQGQMNMALAILCGTAGSLIGAYANYYAAHYLGRPLVLKYGKYVFITEEKFAKVEKFFLKHGEISTFIGRLLPVVRHLISLPAGLSGMNHLRFSLYTLLGAGIWCTVLTVIGYVIGSNQELIMKYSHQAVLGVVVVSALLIAVYVWWQRRNGNCGAGEAQPK is encoded by the coding sequence ATGCATGCAGTAGTGGATTGGCTGTTACAGACCATCGGGGCGCTGGGGTATCCCGGCATATTCCTCCTGATGGCGATGGAAAGTTCCATCATCCCCATCCCCAGCGAGCTGGTGATGCCCCCGGCAGGGTACCTGGCCCAGCAGGGACAGATGAACATGGCCTTGGCGATACTCTGCGGCACCGCGGGGAGCCTGATCGGCGCCTACGCGAACTATTACGCCGCGCATTACCTGGGGCGCCCCCTGGTGCTCAAGTACGGAAAGTACGTCTTCATCACCGAGGAGAAGTTCGCCAAGGTGGAGAAATTCTTCCTGAAGCACGGCGAGATCTCGACCTTCATAGGTAGGCTCCTGCCGGTGGTCAGGCACCTCATCTCGCTCCCGGCGGGGCTTTCGGGCATGAACCACCTGAGGTTCTCCCTCTACACCCTGCTCGGCGCCGGCATCTGGTGCACCGTTCTCACCGTCATCGGCTACGTCATCGGCAGCAATCAGGAGCTGATCATGAAGTACTCGCACCAGGCCGTTCTCGGCGTGGTGGTTGTGAGCGCCCTTCTGATCGCCGTCTACGTCTGGTGGCAGCGCAGAAACGGCAACTGCGGCGCCGGCGAAGCCCAGCCCAAGTAA
- the folK gene encoding 2-amino-4-hydroxy-6-hydroxymethyldihydropteridine diphosphokinase encodes MEERAYIGLGSNLGDRELKLLMAVAELGKLPGTRVTGVSQFYETEPVGGVPQDNFYNAVARIETTLSPFLLLDELKRVETEVFQRKPSERWGARSMDLDILLYGELVLDSDRLTIPHPRLAERRFALQPLADLAPDLVYPVTGKTVSQLLAALTATEKVVKL; translated from the coding sequence GTGGAAGAGCGCGCCTACATAGGGTTGGGGAGCAACCTCGGCGACCGCGAGCTGAAGCTACTGATGGCCGTCGCCGAACTGGGGAAGCTCCCCGGAACGCGGGTCACCGGCGTGTCCCAGTTCTACGAGACCGAGCCCGTGGGGGGCGTTCCCCAGGACAACTTCTACAACGCCGTGGCGCGCATTGAAACGACACTCTCTCCTTTCCTGCTCCTGGACGAGTTGAAGCGGGTGGAGACCGAAGTCTTCCAGCGCAAGCCTTCAGAGCGCTGGGGCGCCCGCAGCATGGACCTGGACATCCTCCTCTACGGGGAGCTGGTGCTCGACTCGGACCGGCTCACCATTCCGCACCCGCGCCTGGCGGAGCGGCGTTTCGCGCTGCAGCCGCTGGCCGACCTCGCCCCCGACCTAGTGTATCCCGTCACAGGCAAAACCGTCTCGCAGCTTTTGGCTGCACTTACCGCCACCGAGAAGGTGGTCAAGCTTTAG
- a CDS encoding secondary thiamine-phosphate synthase enzyme YjbQ, which produces MIHYLTLKSRERTELIDITARVEDLIAASSIGSGCCEIFVLHTTAAVTVNEGADPAVKRDISNCLDRLVPDAHYFTHAEGNSAAHVKASMIGSSERLLVDRGKLLLGTWQVLYFCEFDGPRERRVAVKICGE; this is translated from the coding sequence ATGATACATTACCTGACGCTGAAGAGCAGGGAGAGGACCGAGCTGATCGACATCACGGCGCGGGTGGAGGATCTCATCGCCGCTTCCAGTATCGGCAGCGGATGCTGCGAGATCTTTGTCCTCCACACGACGGCGGCCGTCACGGTCAACGAAGGGGCCGACCCGGCGGTCAAGCGCGACATCAGCAACTGCCTGGACCGGCTGGTGCCGGACGCGCACTACTTCACCCACGCCGAAGGGAACTCCGCGGCGCACGTGAAAGCGAGCATGATCGGGAGCTCGGAGCGGCTCCTGGTGGACCGGGGGAAGCTTCTTTTGGGAACCTGGCAGGTGCTTTACTTCTGCGAGTTCGACGGCCCCAGGGAGCGCCGCGTCGCGGTGAAAATCTGCGGCGAATAG
- a CDS encoding YHS domain-containing protein: MKILIWVLLGYLAYRMLKGKSEAKIAKKEPAAAETFQDPVCGVYISEADAVVGNLAGRRYHFCSMDCLRRFEQIQQQR, encoded by the coding sequence GTGAAGATACTGATCTGGGTGCTCCTTGGCTACCTCGCCTACCGGATGCTCAAGGGGAAGTCCGAGGCGAAGATCGCCAAAAAGGAACCGGCCGCGGCGGAGACCTTCCAGGATCCGGTTTGCGGCGTGTATATATCGGAGGCCGACGCGGTGGTCGGCAATCTGGCAGGAAGACGCTATCACTTCTGCTCCATGGACTGCCTCAGGCGGTTCGAGCAGATTCAGCAGCAGAGGTAA
- a CDS encoding TraR/DksA family transcriptional regulator, whose protein sequence is MTEKPEEMKAMLLKMKEETLKEINKTVKSGSDVPVNEPSGDIYDQASSERDRELGLLLGDREREKLRHIDEALLRLEEGEYGICEECEEEIPIGRLKIVPFARHCVKCKADLEKQQAQTKRFEEDRAYREIALGEEEEG, encoded by the coding sequence ATGACAGAAAAACCGGAAGAAATGAAAGCGATGCTCCTCAAAATGAAAGAGGAGACGCTTAAAGAGATCAACAAGACTGTGAAGTCTGGTTCAGACGTTCCCGTTAACGAACCGAGCGGGGATATCTACGATCAGGCTTCCAGCGAGCGCGACCGTGAACTCGGCCTTTTGCTGGGGGACAGGGAGCGTGAAAAGCTGCGCCATATCGACGAAGCGCTGCTGCGGCTCGAAGAAGGAGAGTACGGCATCTGCGAAGAGTGCGAGGAGGAAATTCCCATCGGGCGGCTGAAGATCGTTCCCTTTGCACGGCACTGCGTCAAGTGCAAGGCAGACCTCGAGAAGCAGCAGGCACAGACCAAACGCTTCGAAGAGGACCGCGCCTACCGCGAGATCGCGCTGGGCGAGGAAGAGGAAGGGTAA
- the fsa gene encoding fructose-6-phosphate aldolase, whose protein sequence is MKFFIDTADVKEIREANELGLVDGVTTNPSLIAKSGRRFEEVIKEITGIVDGPISAEVISLEHDGMIAEATELAKIHPNIVIKLPMTPEGLKATKTLYKRGIKTNVTLIFTPMQALLAAKAGATYVSPFVGRLDDISQNGMGIIQEIRTIFDNYGMDAEIIVASIRNPIHVLDSALIGADVCTIPYSVMLQLAKHPLTDAGIKKFLEDWEKVPK, encoded by the coding sequence ATGAAGTTTTTTATCGACACAGCGGACGTTAAGGAAATTCGGGAGGCAAACGAGCTCGGGCTGGTGGACGGTGTGACCACCAATCCGTCCCTGATCGCCAAAAGCGGCCGGCGCTTCGAAGAAGTCATCAAGGAAATCACCGGGATCGTGGACGGCCCCATCTCGGCGGAAGTGATCTCCCTCGAGCACGACGGCATGATCGCCGAGGCGACCGAGCTGGCGAAGATCCACCCGAACATCGTCATCAAGCTGCCGATGACCCCGGAAGGTCTCAAAGCCACGAAGACCCTCTACAAGCGCGGGATCAAGACCAACGTGACGCTGATCTTCACCCCGATGCAGGCACTTCTGGCCGCCAAAGCCGGCGCCACCTACGTCTCCCCGTTCGTGGGGAGGCTGGACGACATCTCCCAGAACGGCATGGGGATCATCCAGGAAATCAGGACCATTTTCGACAACTACGGCATGGACGCCGAGATCATCGTGGCCAGCATCAGGAACCCGATCCACGTGCTCGACTCCGCGCTGATCGGCGCCGACGTCTGCACCATCCCGTACTCCGTGATGCTGCAGCTCGCCAAGCACCCGCTGACCGACGCCGGGATCAAGAAGTTCCTCGAAGACTGGGAGAAGGTTCCCAAGTAG
- the thiL gene encoding thiamine-phosphate kinase has protein sequence MRLAELGEFGLIDRIKKNVAASPSVLLGIGDDAAALVPAPECVTLITCDMLLESVHFDLSFCDPESLGRKSLSVNLSDLAAMGAHPRQFLLGIALGKEVPIEFMDRFMAGVLEQAERFGATLVGGDTCASKGGIAISITALGEQRPELVLKRSGARPGDLICLSGTVGDAAAGLVALRQGVREGFLVSRQLDPTPRVAAGVALAEGGLATAMIDVSDGVLGDLGHIREMSGVGARLELAKLPLSDEYRAACGDDPYALALSGGEDYELLFCIAPGKRGEVEALFAKLALRLSVIGEITATPEVKLVTPGGGVYAPGHGGFDHFG, from the coding sequence TTGAGACTGGCGGAACTGGGCGAATTCGGCCTGATCGACCGCATCAAGAAAAATGTCGCCGCGTCCCCCTCGGTGCTTCTAGGCATCGGGGATGACGCGGCGGCTCTCGTTCCTGCTCCGGAATGTGTCACCCTGATCACCTGCGACATGCTTCTCGAGTCTGTCCACTTCGACCTCTCCTTTTGCGACCCGGAAAGCCTCGGCAGAAAATCCCTTTCGGTGAATCTCTCGGACCTGGCGGCGATGGGTGCCCACCCACGCCAGTTCCTGCTCGGCATCGCCCTCGGGAAGGAAGTCCCGATCGAGTTCATGGACCGCTTCATGGCGGGGGTGCTGGAGCAGGCCGAGCGCTTCGGCGCCACCCTGGTAGGGGGCGACACCTGCGCCTCCAAGGGGGGGATAGCCATCTCCATCACGGCCTTGGGCGAGCAGCGCCCGGAGCTGGTGCTGAAGCGAAGCGGCGCGCGTCCGGGGGACCTCATCTGCCTATCCGGTACGGTGGGCGACGCAGCGGCGGGGCTTGTGGCGCTTCGACAAGGGGTGCGGGAAGGTTTTCTGGTGTCGCGCCAGCTCGACCCGACCCCCAGGGTTGCCGCCGGGGTGGCGCTCGCCGAAGGCGGGCTCGCCACTGCGATGATCGACGTAAGTGACGGTGTTTTGGGGGATTTGGGGCACATCCGCGAGATGTCCGGGGTGGGCGCCAGGCTTGAACTCGCCAAGCTGCCGCTTTCGGACGAGTACCGGGCCGCCTGCGGCGACGACCCGTATGCGCTGGCGCTTTCGGGAGGGGAGGACTACGAGCTTTTGTTCTGTATCGCCCCGGGAAAGAGGGGGGAGGTGGAGGCGCTTTTCGCTAAGCTGGCGCTTAGGCTTTCGGTGATCGGCGAGATTACCGCCACCCCGGAAGTAAAGCTCGTCACCCCCGGTGGGGGCGTCTACGCCCCGGGCCACGGCGGCTTCGACCATTTCGGGTAA
- a CDS encoding 4Fe-4S binding protein, with the protein MAEKKVQQVRIAVQWGFLLFSLYLGVTFYRFVQHFRSGGATPFVERPDGVEAFLPISGLVSLKGWLTSGSINPVHPAALVVLLAVIAVSVLLKRSFCSWICPVSTITELCWKVGHKIFGRNYRVWLWLDWLLRPIKYLLVLFFLFSILVLMAPDSVASFILSDYNKTADVKMLDFFLNLSGLPLAFISGFLLLSFFFRNPFCRFFCPYGALLAVLSRLAPAKVERMQSACISCGNCNKACPSHLDVMNAKRVCSEECIGCLRCVSSCPKPEALQVRLKGGKVVPGMVFAALVVVIFVGGTLVGRVAGHWHSEIPKSDYQRLINNGPPIEHP; encoded by the coding sequence ATGGCTGAAAAAAAAGTACAACAGGTAAGAATCGCGGTTCAGTGGGGCTTTCTTCTTTTTTCCCTCTACCTTGGGGTGACCTTCTACCGCTTCGTGCAGCACTTCCGCTCCGGCGGCGCGACCCCCTTCGTGGAGCGCCCGGACGGGGTCGAGGCCTTCCTCCCCATCTCCGGCCTGGTCAGCCTCAAGGGGTGGCTCACCTCGGGTTCCATCAACCCGGTCCATCCCGCGGCGCTGGTGGTCCTTTTAGCCGTCATCGCGGTGTCCGTCCTTCTGAAGCGCTCCTTCTGTTCCTGGATCTGCCCGGTTTCTACTATCACCGAGCTCTGCTGGAAGGTTGGGCACAAGATCTTCGGGCGCAACTACCGCGTCTGGCTCTGGCTGGACTGGCTCCTGCGCCCCATCAAGTACCTGCTGGTCCTCTTCTTCCTCTTCTCGATCCTGGTGTTGATGGCGCCGGACAGCGTCGCCTCCTTCATCCTTTCCGACTACAACAAGACGGCCGACGTGAAGATGCTCGACTTCTTCCTGAACCTGTCGGGGCTGCCGCTGGCTTTCATCTCCGGGTTCCTGCTTTTGTCCTTCTTTTTCCGCAACCCGTTCTGCCGCTTTTTCTGCCCGTACGGCGCGCTCTTGGCGGTGCTCTCCCGCCTCGCCCCGGCCAAGGTGGAAAGGATGCAGAGCGCCTGCATCTCGTGCGGCAACTGCAACAAGGCCTGCCCGTCCCATCTCGACGTGATGAACGCTAAGCGGGTCTGCTCCGAGGAGTGCATCGGCTGCCTGCGTTGCGTGAGTTCCTGCCCGAAACCCGAGGCGCTGCAGGTGCGTCTCAAGGGAGGGAAGGTGGTTCCCGGCATGGTGTTCGCGGCCCTCGTGGTAGTGATCTTCGTGGGGGGGACCCTGGTAGGGAGGGTGGCCGGGCACTGGCACAGCGAGATACCCAAGTCCGACTACCAGAGACTGATCAACAACGGCCCGCCGATAGAGCATCCGTGA
- a CDS encoding bifunctional homocysteine S-methyltransferase/methylenetetrahydrofolate reductase gives MGGSFLERVAHEVLIGDGAIGTMLYAKGVALDANFEHLNLVRPQLVLDLHAEYLAAGAQVIETNTFGANYAKLSAIGIGGKVADINRQGAILARRAAKVRDVFVAGSMGPMGRGKQEMSADQVRDSFRLQAAALAEGGVDLLILETFSELDELETALSAARETGLPVVANLAFGEGSRLAGGIEAEDAALRLAAAGASLVGANCGAGPLELLATLKRIAAVTDLPLAAYPNSGFPEYVDGRYIYRTTPDYFAARAEEMVAAGAVLVGGCCGTTPEHIRVMAQRLKGARPAARVAVGAVSRTPASEKAKTAASGFLDLWGKEMVVTVELDPPKGLDCSRILAGSRALKEAGADAINLAENPLARVRMGNLALASLIRRDVGIEVIAHITCRDRNLIGLQSDLMGASLLGVSSILAVTGDPASLGEEAGASSVFDLNSFTLIKLLSDLNRGVNALGNPIGAGTGFTIGAAFNPNTQKMEVQVARLAKKVANGACFAQTQPIYDLERFEQMMEQTAHLGIPILPGVLPLVSGRNAEFLHNEVPGITIPDGIRARMAGKTGEEGVREGLAIAREFIEATMGRVGGFYLIPPFGKYEIAVELVKFIKSRAEHRGH, from the coding sequence ATGGGCGGATCTTTTCTGGAGCGGGTGGCGCATGAGGTGCTGATCGGCGACGGCGCCATAGGGACCATGCTTTATGCGAAGGGCGTGGCGCTAGACGCCAACTTCGAGCACCTGAACCTGGTGCGGCCGCAACTGGTGCTCGACCTGCACGCCGAGTACCTGGCGGCGGGAGCGCAGGTGATCGAGACCAACACCTTCGGCGCCAACTACGCCAAGCTCTCCGCCATCGGCATCGGCGGCAAGGTGGCCGACATCAACCGCCAGGGGGCGATCCTCGCCCGCCGCGCCGCTAAGGTGCGCGACGTCTTCGTCGCCGGTTCCATGGGACCCATGGGTCGCGGCAAGCAGGAGATGAGCGCCGACCAGGTGCGCGACTCCTTCCGCCTCCAGGCAGCGGCCCTCGCCGAGGGCGGCGTGGATCTCCTCATCCTGGAAACCTTCTCCGAACTGGACGAGCTGGAAACGGCGCTCTCTGCTGCCCGCGAGACCGGGCTCCCCGTGGTGGCGAACCTTGCCTTCGGGGAAGGTTCGAGGCTTGCCGGCGGCATCGAGGCCGAGGACGCGGCTCTGAGACTCGCCGCGGCCGGCGCGAGCCTCGTGGGCGCCAACTGCGGCGCCGGCCCCCTGGAGCTCCTCGCCACCCTGAAGCGGATCGCTGCGGTCACGGACCTTCCCCTGGCCGCCTACCCCAACTCCGGCTTCCCCGAATACGTCGACGGGCGTTACATCTACCGGACCACCCCCGACTACTTCGCCGCCCGGGCCGAGGAAATGGTCGCGGCAGGCGCCGTCTTGGTGGGAGGGTGCTGCGGCACCACCCCTGAGCATATCCGGGTCATGGCACAGCGCCTTAAGGGAGCCCGTCCCGCAGCGCGCGTAGCCGTCGGCGCCGTGAGCCGCACCCCCGCCTCGGAAAAGGCCAAGACTGCAGCCTCCGGTTTTCTCGACCTCTGGGGGAAGGAGATGGTGGTCACCGTCGAGCTTGACCCACCGAAGGGGCTCGACTGCAGCAGGATACTGGCCGGGAGCCGCGCACTCAAAGAGGCCGGTGCCGACGCCATCAACCTCGCCGAAAACCCGCTGGCGCGCGTGCGCATGGGGAACCTGGCGCTCGCCTCCCTGATCCGGCGCGATGTCGGGATCGAGGTCATCGCCCATATCACCTGCCGCGACCGCAACTTGATCGGGCTTCAATCCGACCTGATGGGGGCGAGCCTTCTGGGAGTGAGCTCCATCCTCGCCGTAACCGGTGACCCGGCGAGCCTCGGCGAGGAGGCCGGCGCCTCCTCCGTCTTCGACCTCAACTCCTTCACGCTGATCAAGCTCTTGAGCGACCTGAACCGCGGCGTCAACGCGCTGGGAAACCCCATCGGCGCCGGCACCGGATTCACCATCGGCGCCGCCTTCAATCCCAACACCCAGAAGATGGAGGTGCAGGTGGCGCGGCTCGCGAAGAAGGTGGCCAACGGCGCCTGCTTCGCCCAGACCCAGCCCATCTACGACCTGGAGCGGTTCGAGCAGATGATGGAGCAGACCGCGCACCTGGGGATACCTATCCTACCCGGCGTGCTCCCCTTGGTGAGCGGCCGCAACGCCGAATTCCTGCACAACGAAGTCCCCGGCATCACCATTCCTGACGGCATAAGGGCTCGGATGGCGGGTAAGACGGGGGAGGAAGGGGTACGCGAGGGGCTGGCCATCGCCCGCGAATTCATCGAGGCGACTATGGGGAGGGTGGGTGGATTCTACCTGATACCCCCCTTCGGGAAGTACGAGATCGCCGTAGAGTTGGTGAAGTTCATAAAATCAAGGGCGGAACACAGAGGTCACTGA
- a CDS encoding tetratricopeptide repeat protein has translation MSRSENYLQAGTGGKVGETDAEELYRQGSEALQTRNFAVAFRLLRAALDQKRSPEHLSQFALALTHYTGNDKAGVALCQEAIRSEPRNPNHFLRLGTIYLISGRKKEAVRIFNLGLRVGRHAGITRILQALGQRDKPVLPFLARTNPLNKYLGKMRNNFFKKDR, from the coding sequence ATGAGCAGATCCGAAAATTACCTACAGGCGGGTACCGGCGGGAAGGTCGGCGAAACCGATGCCGAAGAGTTGTACCGGCAGGGATCCGAGGCGCTACAGACAAGGAACTTCGCCGTGGCGTTCAGGCTCCTGCGGGCAGCACTGGACCAAAAGCGCTCGCCCGAGCACCTTTCGCAGTTCGCACTGGCGCTCACACACTACACCGGCAACGACAAGGCGGGGGTGGCCCTGTGCCAGGAGGCGATCAGGAGCGAGCCAAGGAACCCGAACCACTTCCTGCGGCTGGGAACCATCTACCTGATCTCCGGGCGCAAAAAGGAGGCGGTGCGCATCTTCAACCTCGGGCTCAGGGTCGGGCGCCACGCCGGCATCACCAGGATCCTGCAGGCCCTGGGGCAGCGCGACAAGCCGGTGCTACCCTTCCTGGCCCGCACCAACCCGCTCAACAAGTATCTCGGCAAGATGAGGAACAACTTTTTCAAGAAGGACCGTTAG
- the ttcA gene encoding tRNA 2-thiocytidine(32) synthetase TtcA, with protein sequence MALIEDAAFTRIKNRVGKAIAEFDLISEGDRVAVAVSGGKDSYTMLHMLETLRRRAPVRYELVAINIDSGYRGYRADIIEEHLREHGFTYHMEKTDHYDIISEKRRPNSSYCSICARLKRGTLYTLAQQYGCNKLALGHHMDDFIETLLLNQFFVGSLKAMAPSMLADNGVTTVIRPLVYVPEKEIIPFSRNNRFPVVCCCCPVCGTADLQRKKMKELLETLERDNPLVKKSLLTALSNVHPRHLLDKGLTRKPS encoded by the coding sequence GTGGCGCTTATTGAGGACGCCGCCTTCACCCGGATCAAGAACCGGGTGGGGAAGGCCATAGCGGAGTTCGACCTGATCTCCGAGGGGGACCGGGTCGCGGTGGCGGTATCGGGGGGGAAGGATTCCTACACCATGCTGCACATGCTGGAGACCCTGAGAAGGCGCGCGCCGGTACGCTACGAGCTGGTGGCGATCAACATCGACTCCGGCTACCGCGGCTACCGCGCCGACATCATCGAGGAGCACCTGCGCGAGCACGGCTTCACCTATCACATGGAGAAGACCGACCACTACGACATCATCTCCGAGAAGCGGCGCCCCAATTCCTCGTACTGCTCCATCTGCGCCAGGCTGAAGCGGGGGACGCTCTACACCCTGGCCCAGCAGTACGGCTGCAACAAGCTCGCGCTCGGGCACCACATGGATGACTTCATCGAGACCCTGCTCCTGAACCAGTTCTTCGTAGGCTCCCTGAAGGCGATGGCCCCGAGCATGCTGGCCGACAACGGCGTCACCACCGTGATCAGGCCTTTGGTTTACGTGCCGGAGAAGGAGATAATCCCGTTCTCGCGCAACAACCGCTTCCCCGTGGTCTGCTGCTGTTGCCCGGTCTGCGGCACCGCCGACCTGCAGCGAAAGAAGATGAAAGAGTTGCTGGAGACCTTGGAGCGGGACAACCCCCTGGTGAAGAAGAGCCTTTTGACCGCGCTCTCCAACGTGCATCCGCGCCATTTGCTGGACAAGGGGTTGACTAGGAAGCCTTCCTGA
- a CDS encoding putative manganese-dependent inorganic diphosphatase has translation MEKEIYVIGHKNPDTDSVASAIAYARLKRELGEERVTAAMAGGLNPQTTWLLSRLGIKAPLYLADVHPKVRDVIQRTPVTVQEAAPLLTALELFHHHGIRILPVLDQRGAPTGVIPLLKIAERSLATGPASLRLVTASLDSLAACLEASFLAGSGEAAVETLHLFVGAMAEESFNAKIAGFDPVNLVVVTGDRRSIQLSAIERGVRLLVVTGGLAVDEEVVRLAAENGVALLSTPLDTAATVSRARLATPAGHLAEPGFESVTVGAPLGRLREKLLHSGETAVLVLEEDGTLAGVATKSSLFAPLPYALILVDHNELSQSVPGAEDLEILEVVDHHKLGNPPTSNPIPFITAPVGSTCTIVASLYEEHRVTPPSDIAALLLAGILSDTVILKSPTTTGRDRDAVSRLAALAGLDWQAFGAEIFAASGALSGYGSPDRVVVSDFKLFNQGEIRFGVGQVEVFGFAEFEEMKADLRGALASLREKEGLEVAGLMVTDISSESTMFLMEGGQGYSRFMGYPQPEPQVFEMKGVMSRKKQLVPHLIKVLGGR, from the coding sequence ATGGAAAAAGAAATCTACGTAATCGGCCACAAGAATCCCGACACCGACTCGGTCGCCTCGGCCATAGCCTATGCCCGCTTGAAACGTGAGCTGGGCGAGGAGAGGGTAACCGCAGCCATGGCCGGCGGTCTTAACCCGCAGACCACCTGGCTTCTTTCCCGGCTTGGGATCAAGGCGCCGCTTTATCTGGCCGACGTGCATCCCAAGGTGCGCGACGTGATCCAGCGGACCCCGGTCACGGTGCAGGAGGCGGCGCCGCTTCTGACCGCCCTGGAGCTCTTCCACCACCACGGCATCAGGATTCTGCCGGTCCTGGACCAGCGGGGGGCGCCGACCGGGGTGATACCGCTTTTGAAGATCGCGGAGCGCTCGCTTGCGACCGGACCGGCGTCGCTACGGCTCGTCACCGCGTCGCTCGATTCGCTCGCCGCCTGCCTCGAAGCGAGCTTTCTCGCCGGCTCCGGTGAAGCCGCGGTGGAGACGCTACACCTTTTCGTCGGGGCCATGGCGGAGGAGTCCTTCAACGCCAAGATAGCAGGGTTCGACCCGGTGAACCTCGTGGTGGTTACCGGCGACAGGCGCTCGATCCAGCTCTCGGCGATCGAGCGGGGAGTGCGCCTTCTGGTCGTAACCGGCGGGCTCGCCGTGGACGAGGAGGTGGTGCGCCTGGCCGCGGAAAACGGGGTGGCGCTTTTGTCCACGCCGCTCGACACCGCGGCGACCGTGTCGCGGGCCAGGCTCGCGACCCCGGCCGGACACCTCGCCGAGCCCGGTTTCGAGAGCGTCACCGTGGGGGCGCCGCTCGGGCGCCTCAGGGAGAAGCTCCTGCACTCGGGGGAGACCGCCGTGCTGGTCCTCGAGGAGGACGGAACCCTTGCCGGCGTCGCCACCAAGTCGTCGCTCTTCGCGCCGCTCCCTTACGCGCTGATACTGGTGGACCACAACGAGCTCTCGCAGTCGGTGCCGGGGGCGGAGGATCTGGAGATCCTGGAGGTCGTCGACCACCACAAGCTGGGGAACCCCCCTACCAGCAACCCCATCCCCTTCATCACGGCCCCGGTGGGGAGCACCTGCACCATCGTCGCCTCTCTTTACGAGGAGCACCGGGTGACGCCCCCCTCCGACATCGCGGCGCTTCTTTTGGCGGGGATACTATCCGACACCGTCATCCTCAAGTCCCCGACCACCACCGGCAGGGACCGCGACGCAGTTTCGAGGTTAGCCGCGCTGGCGGGGCTCGACTGGCAGGCGTTCGGCGCCGAGATCTTCGCCGCCTCGGGGGCGCTCTCCGGCTACGGGAGCCCCGACCGCGTGGTCGTCTCCGACTTCAAGCTCTTCAACCAGGGGGAGATCCGCTTCGGCGTGGGTCAGGTCGAGGTGTTCGGCTTTGCCGAGTTCGAGGAGATGAAGGCGGATCTCAGGGGAGCGCTCGCCTCCCTGCGCGAGAAGGAGGGGCTGGAAGTCGCGGGGCTCATGGTCACCGACATCTCCAGCGAGAGCACCATGTTCCTCATGGAGGGGGGGCAGGGGTACAGCCGCTTCATGGGGTACCCCCAGCCCGAGCCGCAGGTATTCGAGATGAAAGGGGTCATGTCGCGCAAGAAACAGCTGGTGCCGCACCTGATCAAGGTGCTGGGGGGACGCTAA
- a CDS encoding nitrite/sulfite reductase domain-containing protein — translation MTEAMTKKDIPTKGAILQRDRETYAIAPHIPGGFTDTATLRKICDVADKYNLALKITSAQRIAMIGAKEEELDAIWSDLAQNPGAAIGLCVRSVKVCPGTQHCKRAVLDSASLGLKLDRIYHAMELPNKMKMGVSGCLLSCSESGVKDIGIVGHNKGWRIFVGGNAGPRPRLGEMLVDNVQSEEEVLEIVAKVVDFYKNDPQQGRIGKLVEEMGIEAFRAKVLGTAAAAAGSAK, via the coding sequence ATGACTGAAGCTATGACCAAGAAAGATATCCCCACTAAAGGCGCGATCCTCCAGCGCGACCGCGAAACCTACGCCATCGCGCCGCACATTCCGGGCGGCTTCACCGACACGGCGACGCTCAGGAAGATCTGCGACGTGGCGGACAAGTACAACCTGGCTCTCAAAATCACCTCGGCGCAGCGTATCGCCATGATCGGCGCCAAGGAAGAAGAGCTGGACGCCATCTGGAGCGACTTGGCGCAGAACCCCGGCGCGGCCATCGGTCTTTGCGTCAGGAGCGTCAAGGTCTGCCCGGGCACCCAGCACTGCAAGAGGGCGGTACTCGATTCCGCGTCGCTCGGCCTCAAGCTGGACCGGATCTACCACGCCATGGAACTTCCCAACAAGATGAAGATGGGGGTCTCCGGCTGCCTCCTTTCCTGCTCGGAGTCGGGCGTGAAGGACATCGGCATCGTCGGGCACAACAAGGGCTGGCGCATCTTCGTAGGCGGCAACGCCGGCCCCAGGCCGCGCCTGGGCGAAATGCTGGTGGACAACGTGCAGAGCGAGGAAGAGGTGCTGGAGATCGTCGCCAAGGTGGTCGATTTTTACAAGAACGATCCGCAGCAGGGGCGCATCGGCAAGCTGGTAGAGGAGATGGGGATAGAGGCTTTCCGTGCCAAGGTCCTGGGAACCGCTGCCGCAGCGGCAGGGAGCGCCAAGTAA